The following are encoded in a window of Salvelinus sp. IW2-2015 unplaced genomic scaffold, ASM291031v2 Un_scaffold3514, whole genome shotgun sequence genomic DNA:
- the LOC112076007 gene encoding interferon-induced protein 44-like has product MTMKAQVDSANADRSYTSKYKTXKIENRKTGSYYPFVFNDVMGFEXKSGKGVHEDDLIKALTGHVEEGYRFNPSHSLTEGDLGYNKSPSPSDRTHCLVSLIPADKITVMDDDVIKKMRAIRVVASELGIPQMVILTRVDMACPLVKEXLRAMYLSKYIKETMEKCSMXLGVPVNCIFPVRNYHEEIDLNEDMDVLLLRALKQMVDFGDDFLKEMEQSQTKLVPKLSTPSVYSMPAIV; this is encoded by the exons TACAAAACACASAAAATTGAGAATCGAAAAACTGGATCCTATTACCCGTTTGTCTTCAATGATGTAATGGGATTTGAGGRAAAGAGTGGCAAAGGAGTGCATGAAGATGACCTCATCAAAGCACTGACAGGACATGTGGAAGAGGGTTACAGG TTCAATCCGAGTCATTCATTGACCGAGGGCGATTTGGGCTACAATAAGTCCCCCAGTCCAAGTGACAGAACCCACTGCCTGGTCAGTCTGATTCCAGCAGATAAGATTACTGTCATGGATGATGATGTCATCAAGAAGATGAGGGCCATTAGAGTAGTGGCCAGTGAATTGG GAATTCCCCAAAtggtcatcctcaccagggttgATATGGCTTGTCCATTGGTGAAAGAAARGTTGAGAGCTATGTATCTAAGCAAGTATATCAAGGAGACG ATGGAGAAATGCAGTATGAGKCTGGGTGTCCCAGTGAACTGCATCTTTCCTGTSAGGAACTAYCATGAGGAAATCGACTtgaatgaagacatggatgtgcTGCTATTGAGAGCACTGAAGCAGATGGTCGACTTTGGAGACGATTTCCTAAAGGAGATGGAACAATCTCAAACAAAACTTGTGCCTAAGCTATCGACACCATCTGTGTACAGCATGCCCGCCATAGTATAA